From the genome of Gemmatimonas phototrophica, one region includes:
- a CDS encoding response regulator yields the protein MFIVDDHPLMRRGYRSLLEAEPDLVVCGEAGGAAAALSGILESRPDLVITDVTLEDGGGIELIRDLRERRPELPILVVSMHDEMLYAERALRAGARGYVMKGETDADLVLTVRTLLAGGLHLSPRMQRRALEQLAGRAAPTGQPAESALADRELEVFELLGRGFSTREVAEALHVSPKTVETYRGRIKDKLGLKDSAELLHRAVRYAQERGLV from the coding sequence GTGTTCATCGTCGACGATCACCCGTTGATGCGTCGCGGGTATCGGTCGTTGCTGGAAGCAGAACCGGACCTCGTGGTGTGTGGAGAGGCGGGGGGTGCCGCCGCCGCGTTATCCGGCATTCTTGAGTCGCGGCCGGATCTCGTGATCACCGATGTCACGCTGGAGGATGGCGGCGGAATCGAGCTTATTCGTGACCTGCGGGAGCGGCGGCCGGAGCTGCCGATCCTCGTGGTCTCGATGCACGACGAAATGCTGTACGCCGAGCGCGCGCTACGAGCGGGCGCACGCGGCTATGTGATGAAGGGCGAGACGGACGCTGATCTCGTGTTGACGGTGCGGACGCTGCTTGCGGGCGGCCTGCATCTGTCGCCGCGCATGCAGCGGCGTGCGCTGGAACAGCTGGCTGGCCGCGCCGCCCCCACCGGCCAACCGGCGGAATCGGCACTTGCCGATCGTGAGCTCGAGGTGTTCGAGCTGCTCGGCCGTGGCTTCTCCACGCGCGAGGTGGCGGAGGCACTGCACGTGAGTCCGAAGACCGTGGAGACCTACCGCGGACGCATCAAGGACAAACTCGGATTGAAGGACAGCGCCGAGCTTTTGCACCGCGCCGTCCGCTACGCCCAGGAGCGTGGACTCGTATGA
- a CDS encoding TolC family protein, giving the protein MTRHAFLLVFVLVASGRPALAQTSDSAPAAPNAPLTLQAFVERAIATSTAVQLAVTRRDEADAAIGSARAARRPTITANAQFNWQPSANAGASGLTWSPDPTAPLEQRVRYLELAAPSAALGVLNPQILASAAQYAWIGGISSQSTVLDGGRTRAAVAAAKARRDASDAIIDAERARARLDAELAYRQLQLAREQVATAVRARETTSGERDAACSRWSRGLVSELDVLRTEMALADLDRRLADARATESRAAQRLRLLGDLPAGSELQLATPVDASSLGDLTAIEPTELLVAVQQAEHRSAEAAVAAAQAEVRATRANRLPSLVVRADLQAIRAPTDPLSLGGVWQDVQTVTVGFQVPILRPGQRSAERSAEARLAQSRVDVKRVADGTRLDSESVSAERARARSGWLAARARLAAADRATELTAGALSRGIATPTDEARSRLDVLEARTQLLQALVDYLSADAVAGNAARGNTTTP; this is encoded by the coding sequence ATGACGCGCCACGCATTCCTTCTGGTGTTCGTGCTTGTTGCCAGCGGGCGCCCGGCTTTAGCACAGACATCGGACAGCGCGCCCGCAGCGCCCAACGCCCCGCTCACCTTGCAGGCGTTTGTGGAACGTGCCATCGCGACGTCAACGGCGGTACAGCTCGCGGTCACGCGGCGCGACGAAGCGGATGCTGCGATCGGCTCGGCTCGCGCGGCACGTCGCCCAACGATCACGGCCAATGCGCAGTTCAACTGGCAGCCGAGTGCAAATGCCGGCGCTTCGGGGCTCACGTGGTCGCCGGATCCGACCGCCCCCCTCGAACAACGTGTCCGGTACCTCGAACTTGCGGCGCCCTCGGCGGCGCTTGGGGTGCTCAACCCGCAGATTCTCGCCTCGGCCGCCCAGTACGCGTGGATTGGCGGTATCAGTAGCCAAAGCACGGTGCTCGACGGCGGACGGACGCGCGCGGCAGTGGCCGCTGCCAAGGCTCGTCGTGACGCGTCCGACGCGATCATCGATGCCGAACGCGCGCGCGCGCGCCTCGACGCGGAGCTCGCGTATCGCCAGCTGCAGCTGGCGCGAGAACAGGTGGCCACGGCAGTGCGGGCGCGCGAAACCACGTCGGGCGAACGCGACGCCGCCTGTTCGCGGTGGTCCCGTGGCCTTGTCAGCGAATTGGACGTCCTGCGCACCGAGATGGCGTTGGCAGACCTCGACCGACGCCTCGCCGACGCCCGGGCGACTGAGAGCCGAGCGGCGCAGCGCCTGCGCCTGCTTGGCGATCTTCCTGCCGGTAGCGAGTTGCAGCTCGCGACTCCGGTTGACGCGAGCTCGCTGGGCGACCTCACGGCCATCGAGCCCACTGAACTGCTTGTCGCGGTGCAGCAGGCCGAACATCGATCCGCCGAAGCGGCCGTTGCGGCGGCGCAGGCGGAGGTGCGTGCCACTCGCGCCAATCGTCTGCCGTCACTGGTTGTGCGGGCCGATCTGCAGGCCATCCGGGCTCCGACAGATCCGCTCTCACTCGGCGGTGTCTGGCAGGATGTTCAAACGGTGACGGTCGGATTTCAGGTCCCGATCCTGCGCCCTGGCCAGCGGTCGGCCGAACGTTCGGCGGAGGCCCGGCTGGCGCAGTCGCGAGTCGACGTCAAACGCGTGGCCGACGGCACCCGGCTCGACAGCGAAAGCGTCAGTGCTGAACGCGCTCGCGCCCGATCGGGGTGGCTCGCCGCGCGCGCGCGGCTGGCCGCTGCGGATCGCGCCACGGAGCTCACGGCGGGAGCGCTCAGCCGTGGCATTGCGACCCCTACCGACGAGGCGCGCTCGCGCCTGGATGTACTCGAAGCCCGCACACAGTTGCTGCAGGCCCTTGTCGACTACCTATCGGCCGACGCGGTCGCGGGAAACGCGGCGCGCGGAAACACCACGACGCCTTGA
- a CDS encoding Rieske (2Fe-2S) protein has product MAAVSIVATACGGGDGETGATGPSGTGGGGGSTPPGTLPAGVTRSGNVFTIDLSVNNELSSAGLFVLSGGAVPALVVRAAADTYRAFDARCPHAGTSNQWEFGNGVLQCNNHGSRFAASSGALNAGPATTGLRALVVTRAGSTLTVSTG; this is encoded by the coding sequence ATGGCCGCCGTGAGCATCGTGGCCACGGCGTGTGGTGGCGGAGATGGAGAAACGGGGGCCACTGGCCCCAGTGGGACTGGCGGAGGTGGCGGGTCCACCCCGCCCGGTACGCTTCCAGCCGGTGTGACCCGTAGTGGAAACGTATTCACCATCGATCTATCGGTAAATAACGAGCTATCAAGCGCGGGACTCTTTGTGTTGAGCGGTGGGGCGGTTCCGGCTCTCGTGGTACGTGCTGCCGCAGACACCTATCGCGCCTTCGACGCCCGATGCCCGCACGCTGGAACGAGCAATCAGTGGGAGTTCGGTAACGGTGTCCTGCAGTGTAATAACCATGGCAGCCGCTTTGCCGCGTCATCCGGCGCGCTCAACGCGGGGCCTGCCACCACCGGTCTGCGGGCATTGGTCGTGACCCGTGCCGGTTCGACGCTGACCGTGTCGACGGGCTGA
- a CDS encoding CsbD family protein, with translation MTDKTTRHERVEDELTDKGLKNRVSGAADQLSGKTRNALGAVTGDSAQQLKGKAQELKGEAKDALGKAQMDAARAIEHSDERKRNR, from the coding sequence ATGACCGACAAGACTACGCGACACGAGCGTGTCGAAGACGAGCTGACCGACAAGGGGCTGAAGAACCGCGTGAGCGGCGCAGCAGATCAGCTGTCCGGCAAAACGCGGAACGCCCTCGGTGCCGTGACTGGCGACTCCGCCCAGCAGCTTAAGGGCAAGGCGCAGGAACTCAAGGGCGAAGCCAAGGATGCGCTAGGCAAGGCACAGATGGATGCCGCCCGTGCCATTGAGCACAGCGATGAGCGGAAGCGAAACCGCTAA
- a CDS encoding TetR/AcrR family transcriptional regulator yields the protein MPAAILSREEVVARLMDVVRRNGYDGASLAELSKATGLGKSSLYHHFPQGKEDMAAAVLAYLEATLDASVFAPLRADGEPVVRLRAMTRALELFYDHGRDACLLANLGIGETSQRFNPRVKRIFDAWIDALVVVLRDAGLSKPVARARAADAIIRIEGAVIVARALDEPSLFDRTLRALPEELLRA from the coding sequence ATGCCTGCTGCCATCTTGAGTCGGGAAGAGGTCGTTGCTCGCCTCATGGACGTTGTCCGCCGCAACGGCTATGACGGCGCGTCGCTAGCCGAGTTGTCCAAGGCGACCGGGCTCGGCAAGTCGAGCCTGTACCACCATTTCCCACAAGGAAAAGAGGACATGGCGGCTGCGGTGCTGGCCTATCTGGAGGCCACCCTCGACGCCAGCGTGTTTGCCCCGCTCAGGGCGGACGGCGAACCGGTCGTACGTTTGCGCGCCATGACGCGCGCGCTCGAACTCTTTTACGACCACGGGCGCGATGCCTGCCTGCTGGCCAACCTCGGCATAGGCGAAACTTCGCAACGCTTCAACCCGCGCGTGAAGCGCATTTTCGACGCCTGGATCGACGCGCTCGTCGTGGTACTTCGGGATGCCGGGCTCTCCAAGCCCGTTGCCCGCGCCCGGGCCGCGGATGCCATCATCCGAATAGAAGGGGCAGTCATTGTGGCGCGGGCGCTCGACGAACCATCCCTCTTCGACCGAACCCTGCGCGCGCTTCCGGAAGAATTGCTGCGCGCTTGA
- a CDS encoding NAD(P)/FAD-dependent oxidoreductase codes for MPRVIVIGAGAAGTMAAIFAARGGANTVLLERTKDGGRKILISGGGRCNVLPSKLDESRYVTDSSPNTLRKILRAWPLAEQIAFFEQDVGIPLEEEVESAKLFPASHKARDVRDGLLELARHSGVRLQFDTRVTGIARDGNEWVVSVDNDVPLRADRVIVATGGLSVPNTGSDGAGLNMLAALGHTLHPTYAALTPVCTEDSTFADLSGISLRVSLTATSAARRATASGGFLFTHRGYSGPSVLNVSHVTVRAKNEASSAATIAVQWTAHDEAAWGTLLQPHGSRQVSSVVRGELPDRLADVLLAQAQVEPTRKLAELTREERRRLIDTLVRGPLPWRGDEGYKKAEVMGGGVRLSDIDPRTMESRVQPGLYLCGEVLDAFGPIGGYNFLWAWVTGRAAGVAASS; via the coding sequence ATGCCACGAGTCATCGTGATAGGCGCAGGGGCAGCAGGCACCATGGCGGCGATTTTCGCCGCCCGTGGAGGCGCCAACACCGTGCTGCTGGAGCGCACCAAAGACGGCGGGCGCAAGATTCTCATCAGCGGCGGCGGGCGGTGCAACGTGCTCCCGTCCAAGCTGGATGAGTCGCGCTACGTGACGGATTCGTCCCCCAACACGCTGCGCAAGATTTTGCGGGCCTGGCCACTGGCGGAACAGATTGCCTTCTTTGAGCAGGACGTGGGCATTCCGCTCGAGGAAGAAGTGGAAAGTGCCAAACTGTTTCCCGCCTCGCATAAGGCCCGAGATGTGCGCGATGGACTGCTGGAGCTGGCCCGGCACAGTGGCGTGAGGCTGCAGTTCGACACCCGTGTCACCGGGATCGCGCGCGACGGCAACGAGTGGGTGGTGTCGGTGGACAACGACGTACCGCTGCGCGCCGATCGGGTGATCGTGGCCACTGGCGGGTTGTCGGTCCCCAACACCGGTAGCGACGGCGCAGGACTCAACATGCTGGCGGCGCTCGGCCATACGCTGCATCCCACCTATGCGGCGCTCACGCCGGTGTGCACTGAAGACAGCACCTTTGCGGATCTTTCCGGGATATCGCTGCGGGTGTCGTTGACCGCCACGTCCGCGGCGCGACGGGCCACGGCCAGCGGCGGATTTCTGTTCACGCACCGGGGCTACAGCGGCCCCTCGGTGCTGAATGTGTCACACGTGACCGTACGGGCCAAGAACGAAGCATCGAGTGCGGCCACCATTGCCGTGCAGTGGACAGCGCACGACGAGGCGGCGTGGGGCACCCTGCTGCAGCCGCACGGGTCGAGGCAGGTCTCGAGTGTGGTACGAGGCGAACTCCCCGATCGACTGGCTGATGTGTTGCTGGCCCAGGCGCAGGTGGAGCCCACGCGAAAACTGGCCGAGCTCACACGCGAGGAACGGCGGCGTCTCATTGATACGCTGGTGCGAGGCCCCCTGCCCTGGCGTGGCGACGAGGGCTACAAGAAAGCCGAAGTGATGGGCGGCGGCGTGCGGCTGTCGGACATCGATCCGCGCACGATGGAGAGTCGTGTGCAGCCGGGGTTGTACCTGTGCGGCGAAGTGCTCGACGCCTTCGGCCCCATTGGCGGCTACAACTTTTTGTGGGCGTGGGTCACGGGGCGGGCAGCCGGAGTCGCAGCGAGCTCGTGA
- a CDS encoding MOSC domain-containing protein — translation MSLSLGQLWRYPVKSMAGEHVDAATLTRLGVPGDRLVWVRGPEGVRTARRQYRLLGLHATLSSDGDALVNGHPWDSDEAAALVRAAAGEDAWLERAPAGHQFDILPLLVATDGAIASFGRDVRRLRPNLVINGVDGMDETTWEGATLRIGPSAIFLDSLRGRCPMTTVDPDLITRDPEVLREIGRRFGGRLALNAAVTRGGRIAVGEAVHLER, via the coding sequence ATGTCCCTCTCTCTCGGGCAGCTCTGGCGATACCCGGTCAAGTCGATGGCCGGCGAACACGTGGACGCAGCCACCCTCACGCGACTTGGGGTCCCCGGCGACCGCCTCGTGTGGGTGCGCGGCCCGGAGGGTGTACGTACCGCACGGCGGCAATACCGACTCCTCGGTTTGCACGCCACGCTGTCTTCCGACGGCGACGCGCTCGTGAACGGCCACCCGTGGGATTCTGATGAGGCGGCCGCGCTGGTTCGGGCGGCCGCGGGAGAGGACGCGTGGCTGGAGCGTGCTCCGGCCGGGCATCAATTCGATATCCTGCCGCTGCTGGTGGCGACAGACGGCGCCATCGCCTCATTTGGGCGGGACGTACGTCGCCTGCGCCCCAATCTGGTAATCAACGGGGTCGATGGTATGGACGAGACCACGTGGGAAGGGGCTACGTTGCGCATCGGGCCTTCTGCCATCTTCCTCGACTCCCTGCGCGGGCGATGCCCCATGACCACCGTCGATCCCGACCTGATAACGCGGGACCCGGAGGTGCTGCGGGAAATAGGACGACGCTTCGGTGGCCGACTGGCGTTGAACGCCGCCGTCACGCGCGGCGGGCGCATTGCCGTTGGCGAGGCGGTGCACCTTGAACGCTGA
- a CDS encoding BON domain-containing protein, translated as MSIRLIRIIPLAALLLCSAAACSNTADGVKQDASNATEKTAEAGAEAGDAMSGAAKTADVKAALLADTLVAGMEINVDTKEETKTVTLSGVVPSEGVRDRAIQVAQNNATGYTVVDNLTIRSR; from the coding sequence ATGTCCATTCGACTGATACGTATCATCCCACTTGCGGCGCTGCTGTTGTGCAGCGCTGCCGCGTGCAGCAACACCGCCGATGGCGTGAAGCAGGACGCCAGCAACGCCACGGAAAAGACCGCCGAAGCGGGCGCGGAGGCCGGTGACGCCATGAGTGGTGCGGCCAAAACCGCCGACGTGAAGGCCGCACTGCTGGCCGACACACTCGTAGCCGGCATGGAGATCAACGTAGACACGAAGGAAGAAACCAAAACCGTCACCCTCAGCGGTGTCGTGCCGTCGGAAGGCGTTCGTGACCGGGCCATACAGGTCGCCCAGAACAATGCCACGGGATATACCGTGGTGGACAACCTGACCATCCGCTCACGCTAA
- a CDS encoding carboxymuconolactone decarboxylase family protein → MSRIQLLDPATASPAAAEQLAITKQAFGTVPNMFATVAHSPAAHAAMNGFFAALGKGALAGKVGEQVAIAVAHINGCQYCLSAHTAIGGMHRVSEANLESARHGDSDDPMARAAMGLALEIVRTRGRVSDSALAHARLAGLDDAAIVEVVAHVALNVFTNYLNNLAQTTIDFPVIALESAA, encoded by the coding sequence ATGTCACGCATTCAGCTCCTCGACCCCGCCACCGCGTCACCGGCGGCCGCCGAGCAACTGGCCATTACGAAACAGGCATTCGGAACAGTGCCGAACATGTTCGCCACCGTCGCGCATTCCCCGGCCGCCCACGCCGCGATGAACGGCTTCTTTGCCGCGCTCGGCAAGGGGGCGCTCGCGGGTAAAGTCGGCGAGCAGGTTGCCATTGCGGTGGCGCACATAAACGGATGCCAGTACTGCCTCTCGGCGCATACGGCTATCGGCGGTATGCACCGGGTCAGTGAAGCCAACCTTGAGTCGGCCCGACATGGAGACTCCGATGATCCAATGGCGCGTGCGGCCATGGGCTTGGCCCTCGAGATCGTACGTACCAGAGGCCGAGTATCGGATAGCGCCCTCGCACACGCGCGGCTGGCTGGGCTCGATGACGCGGCCATCGTCGAAGTCGTTGCACACGTCGCACTCAACGTCTTCACCAACTACCTGAACAACCTGGCGCAGACGACGATCGATTTCCCCGTCATCGCGCTCGAGTCGGCCGCATAG
- a CDS encoding efflux RND transporter periplasmic adaptor subunit produces the protein MTDHTSDATKSTSAPRGKLSPANVVRPKPGARRIPHLRIALAVGAALVALFVVIGVGAASDVPAQVVRAEPFAASLAARGRLEASVIATVAAEAPGRVEAVLVQVGDSVAKGDPLLRLDADVAREQYRAAEALATSAADGARSARAEQAGAAVQRAERRADYERIAPLAGGAVSAAEVAASKASLDKAETDLERATARLAQAESQAVAATADRAVARRALDELVLRAPVSGIVVARDVDPGNTVGAGAPLLRLADPSSLEVIAYVDETMLGSVRVGLPAKIAFLSQAGETSTGSVRAVGREVDSETREVELWIALPQPPARWAIGQRVDVRVETTPGAKGTTVPTAMISWEEDKAGVFVVDAGRARRVPVELGRADRDRVVVSGDVSPGDTILAPAGLRAGARVVPILVEAREGQ, from the coding sequence ATGACTGATCACACCTCCGACGCCACGAAGAGCACGTCCGCACCTCGCGGTAAACTCTCACCCGCCAATGTCGTCCGCCCTAAGCCGGGCGCACGGCGAATCCCGCACCTTCGCATCGCGCTGGCCGTAGGCGCCGCGCTCGTCGCCCTCTTCGTGGTGATCGGAGTCGGCGCAGCGAGCGATGTTCCCGCACAGGTCGTTCGCGCGGAGCCCTTCGCGGCGTCGCTCGCGGCACGGGGGCGGCTCGAAGCATCGGTCATCGCGACCGTCGCCGCCGAGGCCCCGGGTCGAGTAGAGGCCGTTCTCGTGCAGGTAGGCGATTCAGTGGCGAAAGGCGATCCGTTGCTCCGCCTCGACGCCGACGTGGCCCGCGAGCAATATCGGGCGGCCGAAGCGCTGGCCACGTCAGCGGCAGATGGGGCACGGAGTGCGCGAGCCGAGCAAGCGGGCGCCGCGGTGCAGCGTGCGGAGCGGCGGGCGGATTACGAGCGTATTGCACCACTTGCCGGCGGCGCTGTGTCGGCGGCAGAGGTCGCCGCCTCGAAGGCATCCCTCGATAAAGCGGAGACCGATCTGGAGCGGGCGACGGCACGTCTCGCGCAGGCCGAATCGCAGGCAGTAGCAGCAACGGCGGACCGCGCGGTTGCGAGGCGCGCACTGGATGAACTGGTCCTCCGCGCCCCTGTTTCGGGTATCGTTGTGGCCCGCGATGTGGACCCGGGCAACACGGTCGGCGCTGGCGCGCCGCTGCTCCGACTCGCGGACCCCTCGTCGCTGGAGGTCATTGCGTACGTTGACGAGACGATGCTGGGTAGTGTGCGCGTCGGCCTGCCGGCGAAGATTGCGTTCCTCTCGCAGGCCGGGGAGACATCGACGGGCAGCGTGCGCGCGGTCGGACGCGAAGTGGATTCGGAAACCCGTGAGGTCGAACTGTGGATCGCCCTTCCGCAACCGCCGGCGCGCTGGGCGATCGGGCAGCGCGTCGACGTTCGCGTGGAAACGACGCCCGGCGCGAAGGGGACGACCGTTCCGACCGCGATGATTTCGTGGGAGGAAGACAAGGCCGGCGTGTTCGTGGTGGACGCCGGGCGTGCCCGACGCGTGCCCGTCGAACTTGGGCGAGCAGACCGCGATCGGGTCGTGGTCTCCGGTGACGTGAGCCCAGGCGACACAATCCTCGCGCCCGCGGGGCTTCGCGCGGGTGCGCGCGTTGTGCCCATTCTCGTCGAGGCGAGGGAAGGACAGTGA
- a CDS encoding TraR/DksA family transcriptional regulator yields MQERARLSGHLQAFADEQGEQLEEGAGTESKMPLHPADLGSVVQHEELEATLATRRSAELGEIEAALERLTNTPDQFGIDENTGAEIPFERLDVIPYARIAVDVHAPSRVH; encoded by the coding sequence ATGCAAGAGCGTGCGCGGCTGAGCGGTCATTTGCAGGCCTTTGCCGACGAGCAGGGTGAGCAGCTTGAGGAGGGAGCCGGCACCGAATCCAAAATGCCGCTGCACCCCGCTGATCTTGGTAGCGTCGTGCAGCACGAGGAACTCGAGGCGACACTGGCTACGCGTCGGTCAGCGGAGCTTGGCGAGATTGAGGCGGCGCTGGAGCGACTGACGAACACCCCCGATCAGTTTGGCATCGACGAGAACACGGGGGCGGAAATTCCGTTCGAACGGCTGGACGTTATTCCGTACGCACGCATCGCCGTGGACGTACACGCCCCCTCACGCGTGCATTAG
- a CDS encoding sensor histidine kinase, whose product MRSLTGTSVPRDVGDASVRAALRSEYAYAERLRTAMLGWLAVGMVMLFMVLDLATVFGAELPAKPPYIAQFIAVTTAFLLAAMQFAVGRRAATRPDDRSRSTLWYAAAVVEVALILGAWSIVGIFVASVRTVVPGLIVFTALVILSALRLDWRLTGFTSVLTAVSYAYLLVRVANVSPYASLRPRVFEGIVSLLVVGALTALVAEQARRRTIHALRAILQTQALQRDILHAEDAARARIGRDLHDGLGGRLSGIAMMAQGLARRAESGAAASAASLRELADLSLEGVDEVRRLARGLDPAPVEFGLVESLRRLADRVASAGTPCTFAADGDSDAFDASITLQLYHIAHEATTNAVKHGAPTRIDVTLTARPGTITLDVRDNGVGIAEAPEPGLGLRTMAQRAELLDGVLRVRRGPLGGTVVSCIVSR is encoded by the coding sequence ATGAGGTCACTGACCGGCACAAGCGTACCTCGCGATGTCGGCGACGCGTCTGTCCGCGCGGCTTTGCGCTCGGAGTACGCCTATGCCGAACGGTTGCGCACTGCCATGCTCGGGTGGCTCGCGGTCGGAATGGTCATGCTGTTCATGGTGCTCGATCTGGCGACCGTGTTCGGGGCGGAATTGCCGGCAAAACCACCATACATCGCCCAGTTCATCGCGGTCACGACGGCGTTCCTGCTGGCGGCCATGCAGTTTGCGGTCGGACGCCGGGCAGCGACCCGGCCGGACGATCGGTCGCGTTCGACGCTGTGGTATGCTGCCGCGGTGGTGGAGGTCGCCCTGATCCTCGGTGCGTGGTCGATTGTTGGCATTTTCGTAGCGAGTGTGCGCACCGTCGTGCCGGGGCTCATCGTCTTCACCGCGCTCGTCATCCTGTCGGCGCTGCGACTTGACTGGCGACTCACCGGATTCACGTCCGTGCTCACCGCCGTCAGCTACGCCTACCTGCTCGTTCGCGTCGCCAACGTGTCGCCCTACGCGTCACTTCGTCCGCGCGTTTTCGAGGGGATCGTCTCATTGCTCGTCGTCGGAGCGCTGACGGCGCTCGTCGCTGAACAGGCGCGTCGCCGCACTATTCACGCGCTCCGCGCCATCCTGCAGACGCAGGCGTTGCAACGCGACATCCTGCACGCGGAAGACGCCGCTCGTGCCCGTATCGGACGCGATCTCCACGATGGGCTGGGCGGCCGACTTTCCGGGATCGCGATGATGGCGCAGGGGCTGGCCCGGCGGGCGGAGTCCGGCGCCGCAGCGTCCGCGGCGTCGCTGCGAGAACTTGCCGACTTGTCGCTGGAAGGTGTGGACGAGGTCCGCCGTTTGGCACGCGGACTCGATCCGGCGCCCGTCGAATTCGGGTTGGTGGAATCGCTGCGGCGTCTTGCCGATCGTGTCGCGTCCGCCGGTACGCCCTGCACGTTCGCCGCCGACGGCGACAGCGACGCATTCGATGCCTCGATCACGCTGCAGTTGTACCACATTGCGCACGAGGCAACGACCAACGCGGTGAAACATGGGGCACCAACGCGCATCGACGTCACACTGACGGCGCGCCCCGGCACGATCACCCTCGATGTGCGCGACAACGGCGTGGGCATTGCTGAGGCACCAGAACCCGGGCTCGGTTTGCGGACCATGGCGCAGCGGGCCGAGTTGCTGGACGGCGTGCTCCGCGTACGCCGCGGACCGCTCGGAGGAACCGTCGTGAGCTGTATCGTCTCCCGCTGA
- a CDS encoding DUF1348 family protein — translation MTRLPVPPFDHDSATRKVRAAENAWNTQNPSAVALAYTPESRWRNRSQFITGRVEIDAFLQKKWTTEREYRLIKELWAYSADRIAVRFVYEWHDANGQWFRSHGNENWQFDADGYMAERHASINDVAIAERDRIFHWDLGVRPTDHPGLSDLGL, via the coding sequence ATGACACGTCTGCCGGTTCCTCCGTTCGACCACGACTCGGCAACCCGAAAGGTCAGGGCCGCCGAGAATGCCTGGAATACCCAGAATCCTTCCGCCGTCGCGCTCGCATACACGCCTGAGAGCCGTTGGCGAAATCGCTCCCAGTTCATTACCGGTCGAGTGGAGATCGACGCCTTTCTGCAGAAGAAGTGGACCACCGAACGCGAGTATCGACTGATCAAGGAACTCTGGGCGTACTCTGCCGATCGAATCGCGGTTCGCTTCGTATACGAATGGCACGATGCCAATGGCCAATGGTTTCGGTCGCACGGCAACGAAAACTGGCAATTCGACGCCGATGGCTACATGGCCGAGCGTCATGCAAGCATCAACGACGTTGCCATTGCCGAGCGTGACCGAATTTTTCATTGGGACTTGGGTGTGCGGCCGACGGATCATCCGGGATTGAGCGACCTCGGGTTGTGA